A single Cherax quadricarinatus isolate ZL_2023a chromosome 4, ASM3850222v1, whole genome shotgun sequence DNA region contains:
- the LOC128684388 gene encoding uncharacterized protein, giving the protein MSRGVMMLVMMCVMAVAFTLVSANEYRQHSSEYHQPSNEYYQPSKEYRQPTTTVQQTPGILERLMTDYVYPLRDYDWRGMLRSFVDRVMHYIAPATKEPKHGLGANQHIQPQDDHASSVVDTKLPANLEGDTQDRMSTLPWSQEESFRFFGSSFTLNSNVNASLACYTWVYSGILVLFGLISFLSVIIPLIKYQTYEQMKTPQSAGIKYESNMSEETSSDDMAYTMAHIMELTTGERKPGYYSMYSSDKDDNVFHDQ; this is encoded by the exons ATGAGTCGAGGtgtgatgatgttggtgatgatgtGTGTCATGGCGGTAGCCTTTACTCTAGTCTCAGCCAACGAGTACCGTCAACACTCCAGCGAGTACCACCAACCCTCCAACGAGTACTATCAACCCTCCAAAGAGTACCGCCAACCCACCACAACCGTCCAGCAG ACTCCTGGTATCCTGGAGAGGCTGATGACGGATTACGTGTACCCTCTGCGAGACTACGACTGGAGGGGCATGCTGAGGAGCTTCGTAGATAGAGTGATGCATTACATCGCTCCAGCCACCAAGGAACCCAAGCATGGACTTGGG GCTAACCAGCACATCCAGCCCCAAGATGACCACGCTTCCAGCGTCGTAGACACTAAACTGCCAGCTAACCTTGAAGGCGATACACAAGATAGGATGTCGACGTTGCCATGGTCTCAAGAGGAGAGCTTTCGATTCTTTGGATCATCATTCACCCTAAATAGCAATGTCAACGCCTCCTTAGCCTGCTACACCTGGGTATATTCGGGCATCTTGGTGTTGTTCGGTCTCATTAGTTTCCTGTCGGTGATCATCCCGCTCATCAAATATCAGACCTACGAACAAATGAAGACACCGCAATCGGCTGGCATCAAGTACGAATCAAATATGAGTGAGGAGACAAGTTCGGATGATATGGCATACACGATGGCACACATCATGGAGCTTACCACGGGAGAGAGAAAACCAGGATACTACAGTATGTACAGCAGTGATAAGGATGATAACGTTTTTCATGATCAATGA